From one Lolium rigidum isolate FL_2022 chromosome 4, APGP_CSIRO_Lrig_0.1, whole genome shotgun sequence genomic stretch:
- the LOC124647082 gene encoding uncharacterized protein LOC124647082, translating to MKGNGNMIRRGGWTKPASGVYKLNVDAAYEPETGRGATGAIIRDSRGNFIAACCEYNDHAIDVATMEALALLNGLKLAEQFGAQSLAVESDSMEVVEAVRDPSEYRGTGAVIIDDCRHLLTVLGMATFTHCPREANEVAHSLARHGYTQEVREFWFSDPPPFLDPVLISDRVIILEAVVGEEPSKKTCVASGSTSSPSSGCHDWDYPLDSLLHQIISLISSFHDLLAFRGTCRSWRAAASSFPSVYTFTFPPLHLEPDISHGVFNYKPKWKLVDPAKRALSLRFSAPRINPCRMCYLGCSYGYLIFSDREHCHLLDVYTGTKVRPPKLQSDGSSLIYYGFLVAPLTSPNSRLTLLSRTSMFQWQVGANSWTEHPLVGEPIHQIVFFKGQMFAMDFVQRLHTIRVVPQLSIQEVAVVWEEGMLVGLHSKPWLVVCGDMLLLVDLSVSTDLLFGFPGTLRVFRLDFSDEPAKWVKMEKLDNWALFLANDRRNPTFSCMNPERWGGKSNYIYVPTASQDSDEPWTAIEVGQPVPNSTHRLSFSSAATAHSSPLNSLWVLPSLVFGVCQ from the exons ATGAAGGGTAATGGAAATATGATCCGTAGAGGAGGATGGACAAAACCTGCATCTGGAGTCTACAAGCTAAATGTGGATGCTGCTTATGAACCAGAGACGGGGAGAGGAGCAACCGGTGCAATTATAAGAGATTCCAGAGGAAATTTTATTGCGGCCTGCTGTGAGTATAATGACCATGCAATTGACGTGGCAACAATGGAGGCCTTAGCCCTTTTGAATGGACTAAAACTGGCAGAGCAGTTTGGAGCTCAGTCTCTAGCTGTAGAATCTGACTCGATGGAGGTGGTGGAAGCTGTCCGAGATCCATCGGAATATCGAGGAACGGGAGCGGTGATTATTGATGACTGCAGACATCTGTTAACGGTGCTTGGTATGGCGACGTTCACACATTGCCCGCGAGAAGCTAATGAGGTTGCACACTCGTTGGCTCGCCATGGTTACACCCAGGAAGTTAGGGAGTTTTGGTTTTCTGATCCTCCCCCTTTTCTAGATCCTGTTCTTATTTCTGATCGGGTGATCATTTT AGAAGCTGTTGTTGGAGAGGAGCCCTCCAAGAAAACCTGCGTCGCCTCGGGATCTACCTCCTCACCCTCCTCGGGATGTCATGATTGGGATTACCCTCTGGACAGCCTGCTCCATCAAATCATATCTCTCATTAGCTCATTCCATGACCTCCTTGCTTTCAGAGGCACCTGCCGCTCTTGGCGCGCTGCGGCCTCTTCCTTCCCATCCGTGTATACCTTCACCTTCCCACCTCTCCACCTCGAACCAGATATTAGCCATGGAGTTTTCAACTATAAACCTAAATGGAAGCTTGTTGACCCTGCCAAGAGAGCTTTATCCCTTCGCTTTTCAGCGCCCAGAATTAATCCATGTCGCATGTGCTATCTGGGCTGCTCGTATGGGTATCTTATTTTCTCCGACCGGGAGCACTGCCATCTCCTCGATGTGTACACTGGTACTAAGGTGAGGCCTCCCAAACTCCAATCCGATGGCAGCTCTTTGATCTACTATGGCTTCCTTGTGGCTCCGCTCACCTCACCCAACTCACGTCTCACCCTTTTATCGAGGACCTCCATGTTCCAGTGGCAAGTTGGAGCGAATTCCTGGACAGAGCACCCTCTTGTTGGTGAACCCATCCATCAGATTGTCTTCTTCAAAGGTCAGATGTTTGCCATGGACTTTGTTCAGAGGCTACATACCATACGCGTCGTGCCTCAACTCAGCATACAGGAAGTAGCAGTTGTGTGGGAAGAGGGCATGCTTGTTGGCCTGCATTCTAAGCCATGGCTGGTGGTCTGTGGTGACATGCTTCTCTTGGTTGATCTCTCAGTAAGCACGGACCTACTGTTTGGCTTCCCTGGCACCTTACGAGTCTTCCGCCTCGACTTTTCGGACGAACCAGCTAAGTGGGTGAAGATGGAGAAGTTGGACAATTGGGCTCTCTTTCTTGCCAATGATAGGAGGAACCCCACATTTTCGTGCATGAACCCCGAAAGATGGGGAGGAAAAAGTAACTATATTTATGTTCCGACGGCATCCCAAGATTCTGACGAGCCATGGACTGCAATAGAGGTTGGACAACCAGTGCCAAACTCAACTCACCGCTTGTCATTCAGTTCTGCGGCCACTGCCCATTCCAGTCCACTAAATAGCCTCTGGGTGCTCCCCAGTTTGGTTTTCGGAGTTTGCCAATAA
- the LOC124650238 gene encoding deoxymugineic acid synthase 1-D-like, giving the protein MASTAVAPEVALRSGNARPMPAIGMGTSKYPLVPETTRDAVLAAVEVGFRHFDTASLYGSERPVGEAMVEALQRGLVASREEVFITSKLWCTQCHPHLVLPSLQESLQNLQLEYVDMYLIHLPVSLRPGPVVFPAKREDAMPFDFEGVWREMEECHRLGLAKAIGVSNFTTRHLDKILAAATVPPAVNQVELNPAWQQRKLRAYCAEKGIHVAAYSPLGGQKWSGSEGNAVLESEVLAEIAKARGKSIAQVALRWIYEQGMSPIVKSFSKERLKQNLEIFDWELTDDDHIKIGQIPQKKIVQTANGIFSSEGEFTSVDLSDIEIVEE; this is encoded by the exons ATGGCCTCGACAGCAGTGGCGCCAGAGGTGGCACTGCGGTCCGGGAACGCCAGGCCTATGCCAGCGATCGGCATGGGCACGTCCAAGTACCCGCTGGTGCCGGAGACCACGAGGGACGCCGTGCTTGCGGCCGTGGAGGTCGGCTTCCGCCACTTCGACACGGCCTCCCTATACGGGTCGGAGCGGCCAGTGGGCGAGGCCATGGTGGAGGCACTGCAGCGTGGGCTGGTGGCGTCCCGGGAGGAGGTGTTCATCACGTCCAAGCTCTGGTGCACGCAGTGCCACCCACACCTAGTGCTCCCGTCCCTCCAGGAAAGCCTCCA GAACCTGCAACTGGAGTACGTGGACATGTACCTGATCCACTTGCCAGTCAGCCTGAGGCCAGGTCCAGTGGTGTTCCCGGCCAAGCGGGAGGACGCCATGCCGTTCGACTTTGAGGGTGTGTGGCGGGAGATGGAGGAGTGCCACCGCCTCGGGCTCGCCAAGGCCATCGGCGTCAGCAACTTCACCACTAGGCACCTAGACAAGATCCTGGCAGCTGCCACCGTCCCACCTGCAGTGAACCAG GTGGAGTTGAACCCAGCCTGGCAGCAGAGGAAGCTGAGGGCCTACTGCGCTGAGAAGGGCATCCACGTCGCAGCGTACTCGCCGTTGGGTGGGCAGAAATGGTCCGGATCAGAGGGCAACGCCGTGCTGGAATCTGAGGTGCTCGCAGAGATTGCCAAGGCTAGAGGAAAGAGCATCGCACAG GTAGCATTGAGGTGGATTTATGAGCAAGGAATGAGCCCCATCGTCAAGAGCTTCAGCAAGGAGAGGCTAAAACAAAACCTTGAGATCTTCGACTGGGAGCTGACGGACGACGACCACATCAAGATCGGCCAGATTCCACAGAAAAAGATTGTCCAAACTGCCAACGGAATTTTCTCGTCAGAGGGGGAGTTCACGTCAGTTGATCTTTCAGACATCGAAATTGTCGAGGAATAG
- the LOC124708162 gene encoding ribosome biogenesis regulatory protein homolog gives MTDEAAAAAASSNHEVDLGHLMAYDPSHHLAAAPSSRAELRDECLRKATELAQAVADALFSLPATEGRDGPVVRLPPPANRLPREKHLPRPAPPTKWEAFAKQKGIVNRKKNKRTWDEQTNSWKRNYGYDRVNDDRDIPIIEAKMTDEPGVDPFAKRREEKKGRVDKQEKNRLGNLKNAAKVGALPSHIQLAATAIPITGTKADLPRKSKKEDLENVAGMASSATASGGKFDKKLPGEKPLKKAGKHRKFLPVAEGKGMGNLEKQQNDKILNSLLAKNFEEPLDVSKAITMYKVKKDNNRRKDKKSSSGSDKLKPGKKIHKKSSKKSA, from the exons ATGAcggacgaagccgccgccgccgccgcctccagcaacCACGAGGTGGACCTGGGCCACCTCATGGCCTACGACCCCTCGCaccacctcgccgccgcgccgtccTCCAGGGCGGAGCTGCGGGACGAGTGCCTGCGCAAGGCCACGGAGCTGGCGCAGGCCGTCGCCGACGCCCTCTTCTCGCTGCCCGCCACCGAGGGCCGCGACGGGCCCGTCGTGCGCCTCCCGCCGCCCGCCAACCGCCTTCCCCGCGAGAAGCAT CTACCAAGGCCAGCGCCTCCTACAAAGTGGGAGGCTTTCGCAAAGCAGAAAG GGATTGTCAACCGCAAGAAGAACAAGCGTACATGGGATGAGCAAACCAATTCGTGGAAGCGGAATTATGGCTATGATCGTGTTAATGACGACAGAGACATTCCCATCATTGAAGCCAAAATGACAGATG AACCAGGTGTTGATCCATTTGCTAAAAGAAGGGAAGAGAAGAAGGGCAGGGTTGATAAGCAAGAAAAGAACAGACTTGGGAATCTAAAGAATGCCGCAAAAGTTGGTGCTTTGCCAAG TCATATACAGCTTGCTGCCACAGCCATTCCGATCACAGGAACTAAAGCTGATCTGCCTAGAAAATCTAAAAAGGAAGACCTTGAGAATGTTGCTGGTATGGCTTCTTCAGCGACAGCTAGTGGTGGAAAGTTTGACAAGAAGTTGCCGGGCGAGAAACCTCTTAAGAAAGCTGGCAAACAtagaaag ttcctcccTGTGGCTGAAGGGAAAGGAATGGGCAACCTGGAGAAGCAGCAAAACGACAAAATCTTGAACAGCCTACTAGCCAAGAACTTCGAGGAACCATTGGATGTCAGCAAG GCAATCACGATGTACAAGGTGAAGAAGGACAACAACAGAAGGAAAGACAAGAAGTCCTCATCTGGATCAGATAAGTTGAAGCCCGGGAAGAAAATCCACAAGAAATCTTCAAAGAAGAGCGCTTAG